A genomic window from Kiloniellales bacterium includes:
- a CDS encoding EAL domain-containing protein, which translates to MSAQAQDPLFLDRVAKAVSHALRCGRGTALLHLRLRGGDSGPGLAEIAGRIAACTRYPDSVVQLDGRSFAILMSEFARPEEAGLLAMRLGQAVAEAGPGLGACLGIALAPFETEEPAALMTAARAACEAAQAAGEDLRFSSEEMNRVARVRAEISRDLPRALEAGELRLHYHPQLDLASDRITGAEALLRWQHPARGLLLPAEFVPLAEAFGPLHRMTAWTLRQACFDAKAWPAAEVRVAVNLSPRQLEDQSSVDLVSWILDETGLPRPRLELEITESAILGDVAAAARQLQSLRDLGVQLSLDDFGTGYSSLTLLKQLPVTKLKIDRTFVAGLGRDAGDTAIVRALIDLGRGLGLEVLAEGVESEAQLALLREAGCTAAQGDLISPPVETGTLTALFPAAA; encoded by the coding sequence GTGTCGGCACAGGCCCAAGACCCGCTGTTCCTGGACCGCGTGGCCAAGGCGGTCTCGCACGCCCTGCGCTGCGGCCGGGGCACGGCCCTGCTGCACCTGCGGCTCCGGGGCGGCGACTCGGGGCCGGGCCTGGCCGAGATCGCCGGCCGCATCGCCGCCTGCACCCGCTATCCGGACAGCGTCGTGCAGCTCGACGGCCGCTCCTTCGCGATCCTGATGTCGGAGTTCGCCCGGCCCGAGGAGGCCGGCCTGCTCGCCATGCGCCTCGGCCAGGCGGTCGCCGAGGCCGGGCCCGGGCTCGGCGCCTGCCTCGGCATCGCGCTCGCGCCCTTCGAGACCGAGGAACCGGCGGCGCTGATGACCGCCGCCCGCGCGGCCTGCGAGGCGGCGCAGGCGGCCGGCGAGGACTTGCGCTTTTCCTCCGAGGAGATGAACCGGGTCGCCCGGGTCCGGGCCGAGATCAGCCGGGACCTGCCGCGCGCCCTGGAGGCCGGCGAGCTGCGCCTGCACTACCACCCGCAGCTCGACCTGGCGAGCGACCGCATCACCGGGGCCGAGGCCCTGCTGCGCTGGCAGCACCCGGCGCGCGGCCTGCTGCTGCCGGCCGAGTTCGTGCCCCTGGCCGAGGCCTTCGGGCCCCTGCACCGCATGACCGCCTGGACTCTGCGCCAGGCCTGCTTCGACGCCAAGGCCTGGCCGGCGGCCGAGGTCCGGGTCGCGGTCAACCTCTCGCCGCGCCAGCTCGAGGACCAGAGCAGCGTCGATCTGGTGTCCTGGATCCTCGACGAGACCGGCCTGCCGCGCCCGCGCCTGGAGCTGGAGATCACCGAGAGCGCCATCCTGGGCGATGTCGCCGCCGCGGCCCGGCAGCTGCAGAGCCTGCGCGACCTGGGCGTCCAGCTGTCGCTGGACGACTTCGGCACCGGCTATTCCTCGCTGACCCTCCTGAAGCAGCTGCCGGTCACCAAGCTGAAGATCGACCGCACCTTCGTCGCCGGCCTGGGCCGGGACGCCGGTGACACGGCGATCGTGCGCGCCCTGATCGACCTCGGACGCGGCCTCGGCCTCGAGGTCCTGGCCGAGGGGGTCGAGTCCGAGGCCCAGCTGGCGCTCCTGCGCGAGGCCGGCTGCACCGCGGCCCAGGGCGACCTGATCTCGCCGCCGGTTGAGACCGGGACCCTCACCGCGCTCTTCCCGGCCGCCGCCTAG
- a CDS encoding MmcB family DNA repair protein — MKTPVQTPAPAQPSAEAELQTARAVARGVCRLLGELGQASLTEFTLRTGRRVDVIGLAGDGLITVVEIKSSLADFRADQKWPDYLEFCDRFYFAVPAAFPREVLPVDQGLMVADAYGAEILRPSAELATLAGARRRSVILRFAQTAAGRLQGLTDPGFGAG, encoded by the coding sequence ATGAAGACGCCCGTCCAGACCCCGGCCCCGGCGCAACCTTCGGCCGAGGCCGAGCTGCAGACCGCCCGGGCGGTGGCGCGCGGGGTCTGCCGCCTGCTGGGCGAGCTCGGCCAGGCCAGCCTGACCGAGTTCACCCTGAGGACCGGGCGCCGGGTCGACGTCATCGGCCTGGCCGGCGACGGCTTGATCACCGTAGTCGAGATCAAGAGCAGCCTGGCCGACTTCCGCGCCGACCAGAAGTGGCCGGACTACCTCGAGTTCTGCGACCGCTTCTACTTCGCGGTGCCCGCGGCCTTCCCCCGGGAGGTCCTGCCCGTCGACCAGGGCCTGATGGTCGCCGACGCCTACGGCGCCGAGATCCTCAGGCCCTCCGCCGAGCTCGCGACGCTGGCCGGCGCGCGCCGCCGCTCGGTGATCCTGCGCTTCGCCCAGACCGCCGCCGGCCGCCTCCAGGGCCTGACCGACCCGGGATTCGGCGCCGGCTGA
- a CDS encoding HlyD family type I secretion periplasmic adaptor subunit yields the protein MPTDPNAPSPPPATKRQPIPGLAPAAAPKPTSAEAPAEAQGGAAMAAGPQPAGEGPNIRGPVTLGLAVIFLFFGIFGAWAALAPLQSAAVAPGVVSVDSSRKTVQHLEGGIVSEIKVREGDEVQAGQILIKLQEVQAMATSELLRGRLITAASLQARLEAERLGRDQIAFPDWLTAETDDAKAKEVMASQYSIFEARRESLRGQVAILEQRIAQFDEEIGGLQGQIAAEDRQIRLIAEEVRDLQKLVKKGLARRPRLLELERQAAEIQGSRHQNQARLARVRQQIGEAKLRISELQTERDNEIVEELREVQSELLDLTERMRAASDVLSRTEIRAPISGTVVGLQVHTAGGVIAPRERLMDIVPSEDSLIVEARVNPIDIDVVRQGLAARVLFSAFSQRNQLPLDGIVTSVSADSLLDERSGESYYLARIALTGDFRAILDGAELTPGMQADVIIVTGERTALQYLMKPLVQSFNRALREE from the coding sequence GTGCCGACTGACCCCAACGCGCCGAGCCCGCCGCCCGCGACCAAACGCCAGCCGATCCCGGGCCTGGCGCCGGCCGCTGCGCCGAAGCCGACATCGGCCGAAGCGCCGGCCGAGGCGCAGGGCGGGGCGGCGATGGCCGCGGGCCCCCAGCCGGCCGGCGAGGGCCCGAACATCCGCGGCCCCGTGACCCTGGGGCTGGCGGTGATCTTCCTGTTCTTCGGCATCTTCGGGGCCTGGGCCGCCCTGGCGCCCCTGCAGAGCGCGGCCGTCGCCCCCGGCGTGGTCTCGGTCGACAGCAGCCGCAAGACCGTCCAGCACCTGGAGGGCGGCATCGTCAGCGAGATCAAGGTCCGCGAGGGCGACGAGGTCCAGGCCGGGCAGATCCTGATCAAGCTCCAGGAGGTCCAGGCCATGGCCACCAGCGAGCTGCTGCGCGGCCGCCTGATCACCGCGGCCAGCCTGCAGGCCCGCCTCGAGGCCGAGCGCCTGGGCCGGGACCAGATCGCCTTTCCCGACTGGCTGACCGCCGAGACCGACGACGCCAAGGCCAAGGAGGTCATGGCCTCCCAGTACAGCATCTTCGAGGCGCGGCGCGAATCCCTGCGCGGCCAGGTCGCCATCCTGGAGCAGCGCATCGCCCAGTTCGACGAGGAGATCGGCGGGCTGCAGGGCCAGATCGCCGCCGAGGACCGGCAGATCCGGCTGATCGCCGAGGAGGTCCGGGACCTGCAGAAGCTGGTCAAGAAGGGCCTGGCCCGGCGGCCGCGGCTGCTCGAGCTGGAGCGCCAGGCCGCCGAGATCCAGGGCAGCCGGCACCAGAACCAGGCCCGCCTGGCCCGGGTCCGGCAGCAGATCGGCGAGGCCAAGCTGCGCATCTCCGAGCTCCAGACCGAGCGCGACAACGAGATCGTCGAGGAACTGCGCGAGGTCCAGAGCGAGCTGCTCGACCTGACCGAGCGCATGCGGGCGGCCAGCGACGTCCTGTCGCGGACCGAGATCCGGGCGCCGATCTCGGGCACCGTGGTCGGCCTCCAGGTCCACACCGCGGGCGGCGTGATCGCACCGCGCGAGCGGCTGATGGACATCGTGCCCAGCGAGGACAGCCTGATCGTCGAGGCCCGGGTCAACCCGATCGACATCGACGTGGTCCGCCAGGGCCTGGCGGCCCGGGTCCTGTTCAGCGCCTTCAGCCAGCGCAACCAGCTGCCGCTGGACGGGATCGTGACCTCGGTCTCGGCGGACAGCCTGCTCGACGAGCGATCGGGGGAGAGCTACTACCTGGCCCGGATCGCCCTGACCGGGGACTTCCGGGCGATCCTGGACGGCGCCGAGCTGACCCCCGGCATGCAGGCCGACGTGATCATCGTGACCGGCGAGCGCACCGCCCTGCAGTACCTCATGAAGCCCCTGGTGCAGAGCTTCAACCGGGCCCTGCGCGAGGAATAG
- a CDS encoding type I secretion system permease/ATPase — MKTANQDALSEAIEACRKGFYAVGLFSFCINLLMLTAPLYMLQIFDRVLSSRSGETLMVLTLVAGIALLVLALLDSLRGIVLLRVGNWIDRRVSMEVLKASILAALRAPEGGSVQGLRDVATIRGFIGGPSVFPIMDAPWTPIFLIVTFILHPILGFIALAGAVLLFGLALLNEFTTRGPLKLSASAQIAALREAEAAIRNADAIEAMGMMPNLVQRWGRHNVLTLILQGEAGTRGSAVTAASKFLRLVLQIGIFASGAWLVIGGELTPGAMIAGAILMSRALSPVEQAIGSWRALIAAQSARARLETFLEENPVGGATMALPRPAGRVVVDNVSYVHPGAPDPAVRAVRFQLEPGEGLGLIGPTAAGKTTLGRLMIGNLQPKIGHVRLDGMDVAQWGSEDMGRYVGYLPQDVELFNGTVRENIARMSKGDPNAIIEAARLAGVHDMILHLPKGYDTEIGDAGTALSGGQRQRIALARALYGFPSLLVLDEPSANLDSDGETALLTAVDAMKARGTTIVVIAHRPNVLRHVDKILVMRNGKMQMFGPREEVLARVTGPQRGGAAPMVAAAEGGQGAD; from the coding sequence ATGAAGACAGCAAACCAGGACGCGCTCAGCGAAGCCATCGAGGCCTGCCGCAAGGGCTTTTACGCGGTCGGCCTGTTCAGCTTCTGCATCAACCTGCTGATGCTGACCGCGCCGCTCTACATGCTGCAGATCTTCGACCGGGTGCTGTCCAGCCGCAGCGGCGAGACCCTGATGGTCCTGACCCTGGTCGCCGGGATCGCCCTGCTGGTCCTGGCGCTCCTGGATTCGCTCCGGGGCATCGTGCTGCTGCGGGTCGGCAACTGGATCGACCGGCGGGTCTCCATGGAGGTCCTCAAGGCCAGCATCCTGGCGGCCCTGCGGGCGCCGGAGGGCGGCTCCGTCCAGGGGCTGCGCGACGTCGCGACGATCCGCGGCTTCATCGGCGGGCCCAGCGTCTTCCCGATCATGGACGCGCCCTGGACCCCGATCTTCCTGATCGTGACCTTCATCCTGCACCCGATCCTGGGCTTCATCGCCCTGGCCGGGGCGGTCCTGCTCTTCGGGCTGGCCCTGCTCAACGAGTTCACCACCCGCGGGCCCCTGAAGCTCTCGGCCAGCGCCCAGATCGCCGCCTTGCGCGAGGCCGAGGCGGCGATCCGCAACGCCGACGCGATCGAGGCCATGGGCATGATGCCCAACCTGGTCCAGCGCTGGGGCCGCCACAACGTCCTGACCCTGATCCTCCAGGGCGAGGCCGGGACCCGCGGCAGCGCGGTCACCGCGGCCTCCAAGTTCCTGCGCCTGGTCCTGCAGATCGGGATCTTCGCCAGCGGCGCCTGGCTGGTGATCGGCGGCGAGCTGACCCCGGGCGCCATGATCGCCGGCGCGATCCTGATGAGCCGCGCGCTGTCGCCGGTGGAGCAGGCGATCGGCTCCTGGCGCGCCCTGATCGCGGCCCAGAGCGCCCGCGCCCGGCTCGAGACCTTCCTCGAGGAGAACCCCGTGGGCGGCGCCACCATGGCCCTGCCGCGACCGGCCGGCCGGGTGGTGGTCGACAACGTCAGCTACGTCCATCCCGGCGCGCCGGACCCGGCGGTGCGCGCGGTCCGCTTCCAGCTGGAGCCGGGCGAGGGCCTGGGCCTGATCGGCCCGACCGCGGCCGGCAAGACGACCCTGGGCCGGCTGATGATCGGCAACCTCCAGCCCAAGATCGGCCACGTTCGCCTCGACGGCATGGACGTCGCGCAGTGGGGCTCCGAGGACATGGGCCGCTACGTCGGCTACCTGCCCCAGGACGTCGAGCTTTTCAACGGCACGGTGCGCGAGAACATCGCCCGGATGAGCAAGGGCGATCCCAACGCGATCATCGAGGCGGCGCGCCTGGCCGGGGTCCACGACATGATCCTGCACCTGCCCAAGGGCTACGACACCGAGATCGGCGACGCCGGCACCGCGCTGTCCGGCGGGCAGCGCCAGCGCATCGCCCTGGCCCGGGCGCTCTACGGCTTCCCGAGCCTGCTGGTCCTGGACGAGCCCAGCGCCAACCTGGACAGCGACGGCGAGACGGCGCTGCTGACCGCGGTCGACGCCATGAAGGCGCGGGGCACGACCATCGTGGTCATCGCCCATCGGCCCAACGTCCTGCGCCACGTCGACAAGATCCTGGTGATGCGCAACGGCAAGATGCAGATGTTCGGGCCGCGCGAGGAGGTCCTGGCCCGGGTCACCGGGCCGCAGCGCGGCGGCGCGGCGCCCATGGTGGCCGCCGCCGAGGGAGGCCAGGGTGCCGACTGA
- a CDS encoding Ig-like domain-containing protein has product MAVFFGSRGRDILKGTTGSDLIFAHRGDDHVEGGDGHDWLLGDRGRDTLLGGKGNDHLMGGRDDDFMDGGAGNDVFYFRGRYDAKDLAYGGDGVDKIVNIHCSNLTFENFDGRAQSIEIVDARWRDIDGNNRDNVLDFRGTTLVNFRLIDANGGDDLVHGSDSGETIQGDDGHDRLYGHGGDDKIDGGRGRDYIDGGAGDDELRGGRDVDVIHGGAGDDTILHNAREDWRDEVHGGEGYDSLVNVGWRNMKLENFGPDNSIERIDGRWRDVDGTNGDNVLDFSETELHRVRKIDAEDGDDRVTGSAGRETIEGDDGNDIIDAGAGSDKVYAGRDDDVVIHRASENQGSRDYYDGGRGTDTLRLVVSREQYESEAFQADLARYEDFLDDNSRPWSKWGRSFEFETMDLKVRNFERVEVVIEEEEPGENTPPVAEDDSFVAQEGNTMSGDLMVNDHDPDGHSLSVTEINGSAVTDGQEVTLGSGALLTIGADGTFGYATNGQFETLGAGQTFTETFTYTVSDGHGGSATATATITVNGVNDDPVAALDQATVAEDATVSLDVLGNASDVDSGDVVSLAGVDDSGTVGSVSIVGGQIVYDPNGQFETLGVGQTASDSFSYTVADDNGGSTTVTVAVTITGVNDDPNAVADTAMTDENSAVVIDVLANDSDVDANDSFGVTSASAANGSVQVNGDGTLTYTPNAGFVGNDTIDYTITDSNGGSSSATVSVTVNDVNEMPVSQDDSFGATESNTLLGNVLANDTDPDGDTLTVVSVNNNSNNVGQQITLNSGALLTLAANGDLSFVTNGAYEYLSEGDTATETFTYEVSDGRGGTATATGTITVAGENDDPVAAADAVAVSEDGTIAISVLANDTDVDANDTLSVDSVDATGVQGNVSIVNGQVVYDPNGQFESLGQGESVTETFSYTMSDNHGRSSTATVTVTVNGVNDAPNAAADSATTDEDSAVNIAVLGNDSDAEDGNNLTVTEVNGVAVSAGETVTLNSGAQVTLNADGTFSYQPNGQFESLGANQTDSDSFTYTVVDSEGVAATATVNVTLDGVNDAPVAADDASVTDQDTAVTINVLSNDLDAEGHALSVAAVGTAANGNVAINADGTVTYTPNAGFSGSDSFTYDVSDGNGGVHTATVSVTVNPVAPPPSGPTVFNVANLDGSNGFVIPADDQFDSTVTPTWPGGADMGSAISAAGDVNGDGIDDFLVSDPDAELSTFQPNFPDSGGVTYLVFGQAGGFPTSFDVRTEPSDGNAIQLFGAQIGGRAGTSVSGGGDIDGDGFADLIIGEPGSGAGRVFVVQGGANLSSPQLGQSFTPNVPLEFLNDANQSGGTDTEGFEIIGESNSDRLGTSVAHAGDFDGDGLADFIIGAPGDGTTDTGSAYVIFDSSAAWSGQLQLANLEANQGLKLVGFEAGSEFGYSVAGAGDVNGDGYADVIVGAKSADPNNQSTAGQAFVVFGSAAYAGSAGQAAQVLDVSTLDGSNGFALNGIAGDQAGISVAVVGDVDGDGYDDLLIGANLADTGGNENAGQAFLVYGGSGGFAPSLDLQALDGNNGFAINGIAAWDEAGYSVGRAGDVNGDGLDDIIIGAQAADPNGSFSGEAYLVYGQAGRSFSSFDLADLGDTGAGGANEGGQLGFVIEGSTSSDRIGTAVNGIGDVNGDGFDDIAVGGRNAGSGDKLFTGESYVIYGGNFTGDVSHAGTSGDDVLTGSAGDDNMLGGAGNDTLTGGAGNDRMVGGGGNDVYVFDSDDGADTLEDFELYDSTTQTGDRIDLSGVAGVQSFADLVIQDNAGDADILLGNGQSITLRGVNGSDLDADDFLF; this is encoded by the coding sequence ATGGCCGTATTCTTCGGCAGCAGGGGCAGGGACATTCTCAAGGGCACGACGGGCAGCGACCTGATCTTCGCGCACCGTGGCGACGATCATGTCGAGGGCGGCGACGGCCACGACTGGCTGCTCGGCGATCGTGGCCGGGATACCCTGCTTGGCGGCAAGGGGAACGACCATCTGATGGGCGGCCGCGACGACGACTTCATGGACGGCGGCGCCGGCAACGACGTCTTCTACTTCCGCGGCCGGTATGACGCCAAGGACCTGGCCTACGGCGGCGACGGCGTCGACAAGATCGTCAACATCCACTGCAGCAACCTGACCTTCGAGAACTTCGACGGCCGGGCACAGTCCATCGAGATCGTCGATGCGCGCTGGCGCGACATCGACGGCAACAACCGGGACAACGTCCTCGACTTCCGCGGCACCACGCTGGTCAACTTCCGCCTGATCGACGCCAACGGCGGCGACGACCTAGTCCACGGCTCAGATAGCGGCGAGACGATCCAGGGCGACGACGGCCACGACCGGCTTTACGGCCATGGCGGCGACGACAAGATCGACGGCGGCCGGGGCCGCGACTATATCGACGGCGGCGCGGGCGACGACGAGCTGCGCGGCGGCCGCGACGTCGACGTGATCCACGGCGGCGCCGGCGACGACACCATCCTGCACAACGCGCGCGAGGACTGGCGGGACGAGGTCCACGGCGGCGAGGGCTACGACAGCCTGGTCAACGTCGGTTGGCGCAACATGAAGCTGGAGAACTTCGGCCCGGACAACTCGATCGAGCGCATCGACGGCCGCTGGCGCGACGTCGACGGCACCAATGGCGACAACGTGCTCGACTTCAGCGAGACCGAGCTTCACCGCGTCCGCAAGATCGACGCCGAGGACGGCGACGACAGGGTCACCGGGTCCGCCGGCCGGGAGACCATCGAAGGCGACGACGGCAACGACATCATCGACGCCGGCGCCGGAAGCGACAAAGTCTACGCCGGCCGCGACGACGACGTCGTCATCCACCGGGCCTCGGAGAACCAAGGCTCCAGGGACTACTACGACGGCGGCCGCGGCACCGACACCCTGCGCCTGGTGGTCTCCCGGGAGCAGTACGAGTCGGAGGCCTTCCAGGCCGATCTGGCGCGCTACGAAGACTTCCTCGACGACAACTCCCGGCCCTGGAGCAAGTGGGGCCGAAGCTTCGAGTTCGAGACCATGGACCTCAAGGTCCGCAACTTCGAGCGGGTCGAGGTCGTCATCGAGGAGGAAGAGCCAGGCGAGAATACGCCGCCGGTCGCCGAGGACGACAGCTTCGTTGCCCAGGAAGGCAACACCATGTCCGGCGACCTGATGGTCAACGACCACGACCCCGACGGCCACAGCCTCAGCGTGACCGAGATCAACGGCAGCGCGGTGACCGACGGGCAGGAGGTCACGCTGGGCTCCGGCGCGCTCCTGACGATCGGCGCAGACGGCACCTTCGGCTACGCGACCAACGGGCAGTTCGAGACCCTGGGCGCTGGCCAGACCTTCACCGAGACCTTCACCTATACCGTCTCGGACGGCCACGGCGGCAGCGCCACGGCGACCGCGACGATCACGGTCAACGGCGTCAACGACGATCCGGTCGCGGCCCTCGATCAGGCGACCGTCGCCGAGGACGCTACGGTCAGCCTCGACGTCCTGGGCAACGCCAGCGACGTCGACAGCGGCGACGTTGTGAGCCTGGCTGGGGTCGACGACAGCGGCACGGTCGGCAGCGTCTCGATCGTTGGCGGCCAGATCGTCTACGACCCCAACGGCCAGTTCGAGACCTTGGGCGTCGGCCAGACCGCCAGCGACAGCTTCAGCTATACCGTCGCCGACGACAACGGCGGCAGCACGACCGTCACCGTCGCCGTGACCATCACCGGCGTCAACGACGACCCGAACGCGGTGGCCGACACCGCCATGACCGATGAAAACAGCGCGGTCGTCATCGACGTCCTTGCCAACGACAGCGACGTCGACGCCAACGACAGTTTCGGCGTCACCTCGGCCAGCGCCGCCAACGGCAGCGTCCAGGTCAACGGCGACGGGACCCTGACCTACACGCCGAATGCCGGCTTCGTCGGCAACGACACGATCGACTACACGATCACCGACTCCAACGGGGGCAGCAGCAGCGCGACCGTCAGCGTCACGGTCAACGACGTCAACGAAATGCCGGTCAGCCAGGACGATTCCTTCGGCGCCACCGAGAGCAACACCCTGCTCGGCAACGTCCTCGCCAACGACACGGATCCCGACGGCGATACGCTGACGGTGGTCTCGGTCAACAACAACAGCAACAACGTCGGCCAGCAGATCACCCTGAACTCCGGCGCCCTTCTGACGCTGGCGGCCAACGGCGATCTTTCCTTCGTCACCAACGGCGCCTACGAGTACCTCAGCGAGGGGGACACCGCGACCGAGACCTTCACCTACGAGGTCTCCGACGGGCGCGGCGGCACGGCGACCGCGACCGGGACCATCACCGTCGCCGGCGAAAACGACGATCCCGTGGCTGCGGCCGACGCGGTCGCGGTTAGCGAAGACGGAACGATCGCGATCTCGGTCTTGGCCAACGACACTGACGTCGACGCCAACGACACCTTGAGCGTCGACAGCGTCGACGCCACCGGGGTCCAGGGCAACGTCTCGATCGTCAACGGCCAGGTGGTCTACGACCCCAACGGGCAGTTCGAAAGCCTCGGCCAGGGCGAGAGCGTGACCGAGACCTTCAGCTACACCATGTCCGACAACCATGGCCGCAGCTCGACGGCCACGGTCACGGTCACGGTCAACGGCGTCAACGACGCACCCAACGCGGCAGCGGATTCGGCGACGACCGACGAGGACAGCGCCGTCAATATCGCCGTGCTCGGCAACGACTCCGACGCCGAAGACGGCAACAACCTGACCGTCACCGAGGTCAACGGGGTCGCGGTCAGCGCCGGCGAGACGGTGACCCTGAACTCGGGCGCCCAGGTGACCCTCAACGCCGACGGCACCTTCAGCTACCAGCCCAACGGCCAGTTCGAGAGCCTCGGCGCGAACCAGACCGACAGCGACAGCTTCACCTACACGGTGGTCGACAGCGAAGGCGTCGCCGCGACCGCGACCGTCAACGTCACCCTGGACGGGGTCAATGACGCGCCGGTCGCGGCCGATGATGCCAGCGTCACCGACCAGGACACGGCGGTGACCATCAACGTGCTGAGCAACGACCTTGACGCCGAGGGCCACGCCCTGAGCGTCGCCGCCGTCGGCACGGCCGCCAACGGCAACGTCGCGATCAATGCCGACGGCACCGTGACCTACACGCCGAATGCCGGCTTCAGCGGCAGCGACAGCTTCACCTACGACGTCTCGGACGGCAACGGCGGCGTCCACACGGCGACCGTGTCGGTGACCGTCAATCCGGTCGCGCCGCCGCCCTCCGGCCCGACGGTCTTCAACGTCGCCAACCTGGACGGCAGCAACGGCTTCGTCATCCCGGCCGACGACCAGTTCGACAGCACGGTCACGCCCACCTGGCCGGGCGGGGCCGACATGGGCAGCGCGATCAGCGCGGCGGGCGACGTCAACGGCGACGGCATCGACGACTTCCTGGTCAGCGACCCCGACGCCGAGCTCTCGACCTTCCAGCCGAACTTCCCGGACTCCGGCGGCGTCACCTACCTGGTCTTCGGCCAGGCGGGCGGCTTCCCGACCAGCTTCGACGTCCGGACCGAGCCCTCGGACGGCAACGCCATCCAGCTCTTCGGCGCTCAGATCGGCGGCAGGGCCGGGACCTCGGTCTCCGGCGGCGGCGACATCGACGGCGACGGCTTCGCCGACCTGATCATCGGCGAGCCGGGCAGCGGTGCCGGACGGGTCTTCGTGGTCCAGGGCGGCGCCAACCTCTCCTCGCCCCAGCTCGGCCAGAGCTTCACGCCGAACGTGCCGCTCGAGTTCCTGAACGACGCCAACCAAAGCGGCGGCACGGACACCGAAGGCTTCGAAATCATCGGCGAGAGCAACAGCGACCGCCTTGGCACCTCGGTGGCCCACGCCGGAGACTTCGACGGCGACGGCCTGGCCGACTTCATCATCGGCGCCCCGGGCGACGGCACCACAGACACCGGCAGTGCCTACGTGATCTTCGATTCCTCGGCCGCCTGGAGCGGACAGCTCCAGCTCGCCAACCTGGAGGCCAACCAGGGCCTCAAGCTGGTCGGCTTCGAGGCCGGCTCCGAATTCGGCTACTCGGTGGCCGGGGCCGGCGACGTCAATGGCGACGGCTACGCCGACGTGATCGTCGGCGCCAAGAGCGCCGACCCGAACAATCAGTCCACCGCCGGCCAGGCCTTCGTCGTCTTCGGCTCGGCCGCCTACGCCGGCAGTGCCGGCCAGGCCGCCCAGGTCCTCGACGTCAGCACCCTGGACGGCAGCAACGGCTTCGCGCTCAACGGCATCGCCGGCGACCAGGCCGGGATCTCAGTCGCGGTGGTCGGCGACGTCGACGGCGACGGCTACGACGATCTGCTGATCGGCGCCAACCTGGCGGACACCGGCGGCAACGAGAACGCCGGCCAGGCGTTTCTGGTCTACGGCGGGTCCGGCGGCTTCGCGCCCTCGCTCGACCTGCAGGCCCTGGACGGCAACAACGGCTTCGCGATCAACGGCATCGCGGCCTGGGACGAGGCCGGCTACTCGGTGGGCCGTGCCGGCGACGTCAACGGCGACGGCCTGGACGACATCATCATCGGCGCCCAGGCCGCCGATCCCAACGGCAGCTTCTCGGGCGAGGCCTATCTCGTCTACGGCCAGGCCGGGCGCAGCTTCTCGTCCTTCGATCTGGCCGACCTGGGTGACACGGGGGCCGGCGGCGCCAACGAGGGCGGACAGCTGGGCTTCGTCATCGAGGGTTCGACCAGCAGCGACCGGATCGGCACCGCGGTCAACGGCATCGGCGACGTCAACGGCGACGGTTTCGACGACATCGCGGTCGGCGGCCGCAACGCCGGAAGCGGCGACAAGCTCTTCACCGGCGAGTCCTACGTCATCTACGGCGGCAACTTCACCGGCGACGTCAGCCACGCCGGCACCTCCGGCGACGACGTCCTGACCGGCAGCGCCGGAGACGACAACATGCTCGGCGGTGCCGGCAACGACACCCTGACCGGCGGGGCCGGCAACGACCGCATGGTCGGCGGCGGCGGCAACGACGTCTACGTCTTCGACAGCGACGACGGCGCCGACACCCTGGAGGACTTCGAGCTCTACGACAGCACGACCCAGACCGGCGACCGGATCGACCTCAGCGGCGTCGCCGGGGTCCAGAGCTTCGCCGACCTCGTCATCCAGGATAACGCCGGCGACGCGGATATACTTCTTGGTAACGGGCAAAGCATTACCCTGAGGGGGGTCAACGGCTCGGACCTGGACGCCGACGACTTCCTCTTCTAG
- a CDS encoding metallophosphoesterase family protein — translation MTSSRPRAPAGKRIYAIGDIHGCRGQLEALLGQIREDAAAARGREHVLITLGDYVDRGAGSREVLEILSGTPLAGFTCVHLRGNHDAMMLNYLAKPSAGRLWLMNGGEATCRSYLLDPAVPQPELSAALGRALPPRHRAFLESLKLWHSEGDYLFVHAGLRPGVPLAEQDPEDLIWIRDPFLFSTEDHGWVVVHGHTPTTAPDRQPNRIGIDTGACYGGDLTCLVLDGEAQKFLRA, via the coding sequence ATGACCTCGAGCAGGCCGCGGGCGCCGGCGGGCAAGCGCATTTATGCCATCGGGGATATCCACGGCTGCCGGGGCCAGCTGGAGGCCCTGCTTGGGCAGATCCGCGAGGACGCCGCCGCGGCCCGGGGCCGGGAGCACGTCCTGATCACCCTCGGCGACTACGTCGACCGCGGCGCCGGCTCGCGGGAGGTGCTCGAGATCCTGAGCGGGACCCCGCTCGCGGGCTTCACTTGCGTGCACCTGCGCGGCAACCACGACGCGATGATGCTGAATTACCTGGCCAAGCCTTCGGCCGGCCGCCTTTGGCTGATGAACGGGGGTGAGGCGACCTGCCGCAGCTACCTGCTGGATCCGGCGGTCCCGCAGCCCGAGCTGAGCGCCGCCCTGGGACGCGCCCTGCCGCCGCGGCATCGCGCCTTCCTCGAATCGCTGAAGCTCTGGCATAGCGAGGGAGACTACCTCTTCGTCCACGCTGGGCTGCGCCCCGGGGTCCCGCTTGCCGAGCAGGACCCCGAAGACCTGATCTGGATCCGCGATCCCTTCCTGTTCTCAACTGAAGACCACGGCTGGGTCGTGGTCCACGGCCACACCCCGACGACGGCGCCGGACCGCCAGCCGAACCGGATCGGCATCGACACCGGCGCCTGCTACGGCGGCGATCTGACCTGCCTCGTTCTCGATGGCGAGGCTCAGAAGTTCCTCAGGGCCTGA